The Winogradskyella schleiferi genome has a window encoding:
- a CDS encoding HAD hydrolase family protein: protein MCSFGDAENDLNLFEVANTPIAMKNAQPKLISKSDYANTRNYYEGVEGRSELFLSKNPISELSLLPLCT from the coding sequence ATCTGTTCTTTTGGTGATGCAGAAAATGATCTTAACCTATTTGAAGTAGCAAACACTCCTATTGCTATGAAAAATGCTCAACCTAAACTAATTTCAAAATCTGATTATGCTAACACTCGCAACTATTATGAAGGTGTTGAAGGAAGATCTGAGTTATTTTTATCAAAAAATCCAATAAGCGAATTAAGCCTTTTACCTCTTTGCACATAA
- a CDS encoding DUF3667 domain-containing protein translates to MHCKNCNNSLRDTQKFCDECGAKVIQNRLKPKVLVQQVNEQFISIDNKFLRTFIDLFKQPEIVIVGYINGTRKKYIDVLQYFAISLTLAGIQVFFMTTLFKESMDFGAGFNEGFNASLATQENPLKDFDFNNILNFQGLIYIVTIPFYALSTWLAYYILKQRIYNFTEHLVLNLYFSAQTIIITSVFSILFLCFGLDYVIVSTVLTIPFFVYLFYVLKRVFKNGFWETVAESLLVLVFYALTMIVFIIFGGLLAFLYLYVTHK, encoded by the coding sequence GTGCATTGTAAAAACTGTAATAATTCGCTTAGAGATACACAAAAATTTTGTGATGAATGTGGTGCGAAGGTAATACAGAATCGGCTTAAGCCAAAAGTATTGGTGCAGCAAGTGAATGAACAGTTTATTTCTATTGATAATAAATTTCTACGCACATTTATCGATCTTTTCAAACAACCCGAAATTGTAATTGTGGGTTACATCAATGGTACGCGAAAAAAGTATATTGATGTCTTGCAGTATTTTGCCATTTCGTTGACCTTAGCTGGTATACAGGTGTTTTTTATGACTACTTTGTTTAAAGAATCTATGGACTTTGGTGCTGGATTCAACGAAGGGTTTAATGCATCTTTAGCAACACAGGAAAATCCGTTGAAGGATTTTGATTTTAACAACATATTAAATTTCCAAGGTCTAATTTATATTGTTACGATTCCGTTTTATGCTCTAAGTACTTGGCTGGCCTATTATATACTTAAACAGCGTATTTACAATTTCACTGAACATTTGGTTCTTAACCTGTATTTTTCTGCACAGACCATAATAATTACCTCTGTATTTAGTATACTTTTTTTATGTTTTGGATTAGATTACGTTATTGTATCCACCGTGTTGACTATTCCATTTTTCGTGTATTTATTTTACGTTCTTAAACGTGTGTTTAAAAACGGTTTTTGGGAAACAGTGGCAGAGTCCTTACTTGTATTGGTGTTTTATGCGTTAACCATGATCGTATTTATTATTTTTGGTGGCCTTCTAGCATTTTTATATTTATATGTTACACATAAATGA
- the truA gene encoding tRNA pseudouridine(38-40) synthase TruA, producing the protein MRFFIELSFNGKVYHGWQNQPNAISVQEVLEKALSTILKTEISIMGAGRTDSGVHASQMFAHFDFENKIESTDLIYKLNSFLPKDIAITSIFEVKPEAHARFDALSRTYHYKISTSKNVFDYEFAYQVQLPLDVEAMNKACKILFEYKDFQCFSKSNTDVKTYNCDIKEAFWAKKQGQLVFTIKADRFLRNMVRAIVGTMVNIGLGKLKANDLHQIIASKNRSEAGFSVPAHGLYLAEIVYPERIKL; encoded by the coding sequence TTGCGATTTTTCATCGAACTTTCATTTAATGGTAAAGTCTATCATGGTTGGCAAAATCAGCCCAATGCTATTTCTGTACAAGAAGTATTGGAAAAAGCGCTTTCCACTATTTTGAAAACTGAAATCTCAATTATGGGAGCTGGCAGAACAGATTCAGGTGTCCATGCATCGCAGATGTTTGCGCATTTTGATTTTGAAAATAAAATCGAATCAACAGATTTGATTTATAAGCTGAATTCTTTTTTGCCAAAAGATATTGCCATAACTTCTATTTTTGAAGTAAAACCTGAGGCACACGCTAGGTTCGATGCGCTGAGTAGAACCTATCATTATAAGATCTCGACCTCAAAAAATGTTTTTGATTACGAGTTTGCCTATCAAGTGCAATTGCCTTTAGATGTTGAAGCGATGAACAAAGCCTGCAAAATCTTATTTGAGTATAAAGATTTTCAATGCTTTTCTAAAAGTAATACCGATGTAAAAACGTATAATTGTGACATAAAGGAAGCGTTTTGGGCAAAGAAACAAGGGCAACTTGTTTTTACAATTAAAGCCGATCGTTTTTTGAGAAATATGGTGAGAGCCATTGTCGGAACCATGGTAAACATAGGGTTAGGAAAATTGAAAGCAAATGATTTGCATCAAATTATAGCTTCAAAAAATAGAAGCGAAGCCGGATTTTCAGTGCCTGCACATGGCTTGTATTTGGCAGAAATAGTTTATCCAGAACGTATAAAACTGTAA
- a CDS encoding carbohydrate kinase family protein gives MARIVCFGEVLWDVFPTHKKIGGAPLNVASRLQSFDHDVAMISAIGKGESGAKIIQYLKDYGINMSCIQVLSKYKTGKVKVMLNDKGSASYNIKYPRAWDKIIVTEASKTAVKKADAFVFGSLVARDDTSKKTLYELIELANYKIFDLNLRAPYYTKEVLFHLMKKADFIKFNDDELFEVSKYLGSKYNSLEQNLKYISDKTNTKHICVTKGPHGAVLFYNDKLFYNSGFQIKVIDTVGAGDSFLGSLISQLLNKSTPQDAINFACAVGALVAQNEGANPKLTLSDIHSFMNP, from the coding sequence ATGGCTAGAATAGTATGTTTTGGAGAAGTGTTATGGGATGTGTTTCCAACCCATAAAAAAATAGGAGGTGCGCCTTTAAATGTAGCAAGCAGATTACAATCATTTGATCATGATGTAGCAATGATTAGCGCTATTGGGAAAGGTGAAAGTGGAGCTAAAATTATCCAATACCTTAAAGATTATGGTATAAATATGAGTTGTATTCAAGTACTTAGCAAATATAAAACCGGGAAAGTAAAAGTGATGTTAAATGATAAAGGTTCAGCATCTTATAACATTAAATATCCTCGTGCATGGGATAAAATAATCGTAACAGAAGCTTCTAAAACTGCTGTAAAAAAGGCAGATGCATTTGTATTCGGAAGTTTGGTTGCTAGAGATGACACTTCCAAAAAAACATTGTATGAGCTTATTGAGCTTGCTAATTATAAAATTTTCGACCTTAATTTAAGAGCACCTTATTATACGAAAGAAGTATTGTTTCATCTTATGAAAAAAGCAGATTTCATAAAGTTTAATGATGATGAGCTTTTTGAGGTAAGCAAGTATTTGGGTTCTAAATATAACTCTTTAGAACAAAATTTAAAATACATAAGTGATAAGACGAATACAAAACATATTTGTGTTACTAAAGGACCGCACGGAGCTGTATTATTCTACAATGATAAACTATTTTACAATAGTGGGTTTCAAATAAAAGTCATAGATACAGTTGGAGCTGGAGATTCCTTTTTGGGATCACTTATTAGCCAATTATTAAACAAAAGTACTCCACAAGACGCTATTAATTTTGCATGTGCTGTCGGTGCTTTGGTGGCTCAAAACGAAGGAGCGAACCCTAAATTAACACTCTCAGATATTCATAGTTTTATGAATCCTTAA
- a CDS encoding metallophosphoesterase family protein: protein MKKILLLSDTHSYIDDAILKHVKQADEVWHAGDVGDLKVTDRIKKLKPLRAVYGNIDDAKARTEFPLHNRFMCEDIDVWITHIGGYPPKYNTRVREELNLNPPDIFITGHSHILKVMPDKKLDLLHMNPGAAGKHGFHKVRTMLRFKIDGKKINDLEVIEFQS from the coding sequence ATGAAAAAAATACTACTATTATCAGATACCCATAGCTACATTGACGATGCTATTCTAAAACATGTAAAACAAGCCGATGAAGTTTGGCATGCTGGCGATGTTGGCGATTTAAAAGTTACAGATCGCATAAAGAAATTAAAACCATTACGAGCGGTTTATGGCAATATAGATGATGCCAAAGCACGCACTGAGTTTCCACTCCACAATAGGTTTATGTGCGAAGATATTGATGTATGGATCACGCACATTGGCGGTTATCCACCAAAGTATAACACACGTGTTAGAGAAGAACTGAACTTAAACCCTCCTGATATTTTTATAACAGGACATTCGCACATCTTAAAAGTGATGCCAGACAAAAAACTAGATTTGTTGCACATGAATCCAGGAGCGGCTGGTAAGCATGGATTTCATAAGGTAAGAACCATGCTTCGTTTTAAAATTGATGGAAAAAAAATTAATGATTTGGAGGTTATTGAGTTTCAATCCTAA
- the folP gene encoding dihydropteroate synthase, with translation MTINCKGKLIDLSTPKVMGILNVTPDSFFDGGKYKDYTEILNQVETMLKDGATFIDIGGYSSRPNADDISEAEELNRVIPVVELILTHFPKTLISIDTFRSEVAKQSIEAGAALINDISAGKLDDNMLSTIGKLAVPYIMMHMKGNPKTMQQQTQYEDLTKEVIAYFAERIAVAHREKINDIIIDPGFGFAKTTAQNFELLNKLELLQLTEKPILAGISRKSMIYKTLKSNSENALNGTTALHMVALEKGAKILRVHDVKEAMECVTLYNQLKS, from the coding sequence ATGACCATAAACTGTAAAGGTAAATTGATTGATCTATCCACACCAAAAGTGATGGGAATTCTTAACGTGACTCCTGATTCGTTTTTTGATGGTGGAAAATACAAGGATTATACTGAGATTTTGAATCAGGTTGAAACGATGCTGAAAGATGGTGCCACGTTTATTGATATTGGTGGTTACAGCTCACGCCCGAACGCTGATGATATTAGTGAAGCCGAGGAACTGAATCGTGTGATCCCTGTTGTAGAATTAATTTTGACGCATTTTCCTAAGACTTTAATTTCTATTGATACATTTAGAAGCGAAGTCGCTAAGCAAAGCATTGAAGCTGGCGCAGCGTTAATCAATGATATTTCTGCTGGAAAATTAGATGACAATATGCTATCTACTATTGGAAAGTTAGCTGTGCCCTACATCATGATGCACATGAAAGGCAATCCAAAAACGATGCAACAACAAACGCAATATGAAGATTTAACCAAAGAAGTTATCGCTTATTTTGCGGAACGCATAGCAGTTGCGCACCGAGAAAAAATCAACGATATCATTATCGATCCTGGTTTTGGATTTGCAAAAACCACAGCACAGAATTTTGAATTGCTGAATAAATTAGAATTGCTTCAACTAACAGAAAAGCCCATTTTAGCTGGTATCTCTCGAAAATCGATGATTTATAAAACTTTAAAGTCCAATTCCGAAAATGCACTTAACGGAACAACTGCTTTGCACATGGTTGCTTTGGAAAAAGGTGCAAAAATCTTACGCGTTCACGATGTGAAGGAAGCAATGGAATGTGTCACACTTTACAATCAACTCAAGTCCTAA
- a CDS encoding DUF4960 domain-containing protein yields the protein MIKIKRISMFLVFGFLLTLTSSCEDLELDPITPTIAQKVSGLSVDLNGDDAVLTWTNPANVSSVFVLHTDGTGSVEGPATTWSYGIIDVNKDYFFTVKTKDADGNLSLGETVYLNREGPEAVRNFAATQDVNDVILTWDLIESGLQSIRLQINNDIVNLSGDATSYTISDLPEGDYTFKINTFNAANVISPSRIIEFLVSFDIRKIAFLGAAAENTPVAWDACNGGDFTVDDDETAAQWFPNIAGPFTEVTYHSFTDVANGEVDLSVYHAIWIQFDGGWWGDRVAQFPNNGANCIIGEGPADGPACSDLAENLINRVTTYYEAGGNILVSNFAAFILDDIGVVDGNGVPNQAWGGTGYEDWATGDAWGGSWTADTSSPYFTGVSSNAGGCIGADFETLAAGTLKKNRVAQYNMDFGPWAAASLDEARSNFEAAVGGNILWGNCGGNEVWGVEWPSDGITGTVVCAIGGTWDWEVGGVPNGDNMKIITKNILNHLADLGLSN from the coding sequence ATGATTAAAATTAAAAGAATATCGATGTTTTTAGTGTTCGGCTTCTTATTAACGCTAACTTCATCCTGTGAAGATTTAGAATTGGACCCAATTACGCCAACCATTGCTCAAAAAGTAAGCGGATTGAGTGTTGATTTAAATGGAGATGATGCCGTTTTAACTTGGACGAATCCGGCAAATGTCAGTAGTGTTTTTGTGTTGCATACAGATGGTACTGGTTCAGTTGAAGGACCTGCTACAACTTGGAGCTATGGTATAATAGACGTAAATAAGGATTATTTTTTCACGGTTAAAACTAAAGATGCAGATGGTAATTTATCATTAGGTGAAACAGTGTACCTAAACAGAGAAGGCCCTGAGGCAGTTAGAAACTTTGCAGCAACTCAAGATGTAAACGACGTAATCCTTACATGGGACTTAATAGAATCTGGTTTGCAAAGTATAAGGTTGCAAATCAATAATGATATAGTCAATTTATCTGGAGATGCTACATCTTATACTATAAGCGATCTTCCTGAAGGAGATTATACTTTTAAAATCAACACTTTTAATGCCGCGAATGTTATTTCACCTTCTAGAATTATTGAATTTCTTGTAAGTTTTGATATTAGAAAAATAGCATTTTTAGGTGCTGCTGCTGAAAACACACCTGTGGCATGGGACGCCTGCAACGGAGGGGATTTTACTGTAGATGATGATGAAACCGCCGCCCAGTGGTTTCCAAATATTGCAGGACCTTTTACAGAAGTTACATATCATTCGTTTACCGATGTAGCCAATGGCGAGGTAGATTTAAGTGTATATCATGCTATTTGGATTCAGTTTGATGGTGGCTGGTGGGGAGATAGGGTAGCCCAATTCCCTAATAATGGTGCTAACTGCATTATTGGTGAAGGCCCTGCGGATGGACCAGCATGTTCAGATTTAGCCGAGAATTTAATTAATAGAGTTACAACATATTATGAAGCAGGTGGAAATATACTTGTAAGTAATTTCGCGGCATTTATTTTAGATGATATTGGTGTAGTTGATGGTAATGGAGTTCCAAATCAAGCTTGGGGAGGTACAGGATATGAGGATTGGGCAACAGGTGATGCTTGGGGTGGTAGTTGGACAGCGGATACTTCTAGCCCTTATTTTACAGGGGTATCTTCTAATGCAGGTGGTTGTATTGGAGCAGATTTTGAGACTTTAGCTGCTGGTACTTTAAAAAAGAATAGAGTTGCTCAATATAATATGGATTTTGGTCCATGGGCAGCTGCGTCATTGGATGAAGCGCGGTCAAATTTTGAAGCTGCTGTAGGTGGTAACATTCTTTGGGGTAACTGTGGAGGTAACGAAGTTTGGGGTGTTGAATGGCCATCAGATGGAATAACTGGTACTGTAGTTTGTGCTATAGGTGGAACTTGGGACTGGGAAGTAGGTGGTGTGCCAAATGGCGATAACATGAAGATTATTACTAAAAATATTTTAAATCATTTAGCAGATTTAGGTCTTTCAAACTAA
- a CDS encoding fasciclin domain-containing protein — translation MKTFNGGYIALTVDDNNILITDELCNQSEIIQPDQEAENGVVHGISEVLIPQ, via the coding sequence TTGAAAACTTTCAATGGCGGATATATAGCATTAACAGTGGATGATAATAACATTCTAATAACGGATGAACTCTGCAATCAATCGGAAATCATTCAGCCAGACCAAGAAGCTGAGAATGGCGTAGTTCATGGAATTTCTGAAGTGTTGATTCCCCAATAA
- the rho gene encoding transcription termination factor Rho gives MFEISQLKAKKLPELQEIAKQLKVPKYRTQKKLDLVYKILDYQAANPDAVKTKVATETKPEPKQSQSKPPQKRSRVQKKPQNDKDQKTMEFSDNDKKEDTKPKQQKPRNDKSNNDKSNDKSAKDNRSNDKSNNDKSNKEKSHHNKSQDNKSNDKKDDKRRSNDNRQNRSKDNNNNRNNNNQKNNGNKDSRNRYREPDYEFDAIIESEGVLDIMQDGYGFLRSSDYNYLSSPDDIYVSQSQIRLFGLKTGDTVLGHVRPPKEGEKYFPLIKVSKINGQNPNVVRDRVAFEHLTPLFPQEKFNIAEKQSTISTRIMDLFSPIGKGQRGMIVSQPKTGKTMLLKDVANAIAANHPEVYQMILLIDERPEEVTDMQRNVRGEVIASTFDKEAHEHVRIANIVLEKAKRLVECGHDVVILLDSITRLARAYNTVQPASGKILSGGVDANALHKPKRFFGAARNIENGGSLTIIATALTETGSKMDEVIFEEFKGTGNMELQLDRKISNRRIFPAIDLTSSSTRRDDILLDDTTIQRMWVMRKYLADMNPVEAMEFINDRFKQTKNNEEFLISMNG, from the coding sequence ATGTTTGAAATTTCTCAGTTAAAAGCTAAAAAACTTCCTGAATTGCAGGAGATAGCAAAACAACTAAAGGTACCTAAATACCGTACTCAAAAAAAATTAGACTTGGTCTATAAAATTTTAGATTACCAAGCGGCCAATCCTGATGCTGTAAAAACTAAGGTGGCAACCGAAACCAAACCAGAGCCAAAACAATCTCAAAGCAAACCGCCTCAAAAGCGCTCTAGAGTTCAGAAAAAGCCTCAAAACGACAAAGATCAAAAAACAATGGAGTTTTCTGACAATGACAAAAAAGAGGACACAAAGCCTAAACAGCAAAAGCCTAGAAACGATAAATCGAACAACGATAAGTCTAATGATAAGTCTGCTAAAGACAACAGGTCTAATGACAAATCGAACAACGATAAATCCAATAAAGAAAAATCGCATCATAATAAAAGTCAGGACAATAAATCCAATGACAAAAAGGATGACAAAAGACGTTCTAACGACAATAGACAGAACCGTTCTAAAGATAACAATAACAACCGTAACAACAATAACCAAAAGAATAATGGCAACAAGGACAGCAGAAATCGCTACCGTGAACCAGACTATGAGTTCGATGCCATTATTGAAAGTGAAGGTGTTTTAGACATTATGCAAGATGGTTATGGGTTTTTAAGATCTTCGGACTACAATTACCTATCATCTCCAGATGATATTTATGTCTCTCAATCCCAAATTAGATTGTTCGGTTTAAAAACAGGTGATACGGTTCTTGGTCATGTGCGACCTCCAAAAGAAGGTGAGAAATATTTCCCTTTAATTAAAGTGAGTAAAATTAATGGTCAAAACCCAAATGTGGTTAGAGATAGAGTGGCTTTTGAGCACTTAACACCGTTATTTCCACAAGAGAAATTCAACATTGCCGAGAAGCAATCGACCATTTCTACACGAATCATGGATTTGTTCTCGCCTATTGGTAAAGGACAGCGTGGTATGATTGTATCCCAACCAAAAACAGGAAAAACAATGTTACTAAAGGATGTGGCGAATGCTATTGCTGCCAACCATCCTGAAGTTTATCAAATGATTTTATTAATTGATGAACGTCCTGAAGAAGTAACAGATATGCAACGTAATGTGCGTGGCGAAGTGATTGCTTCTACTTTTGACAAAGAGGCACACGAGCATGTAAGAATCGCGAATATCGTTTTAGAAAAAGCAAAACGATTGGTAGAATGTGGACACGATGTTGTGATTTTATTAGACTCCATTACACGTTTGGCGAGAGCTTATAATACCGTTCAACCAGCTTCTGGAAAGATTCTTTCTGGTGGTGTTGACGCTAATGCTTTGCACAAACCTAAACGTTTCTTTGGTGCTGCTCGTAATATTGAAAATGGTGGTTCATTAACTATAATTGCTACAGCATTGACCGAAACTGGTTCTAAAATGGACGAAGTTATTTTTGAAGAATTTAAAGGTACAGGTAATATGGAACTGCAGTTAGATCGTAAGATCTCTAACCGTAGAATTTTCCCAGCGATTGATTTAACTTCATCAAGCACAAGACGTGATGATATTTTATTGGATGACACAACGATTCAAAGAATGTGGGTAATGCGTAAGTACTTAGCTGACATGAATCCGGTGGAAGCTATGGAATTTATCAATGATCGTTTTAAGCAAACGAAAAATAATGAAGAGTTTTTGATTTCTATGAATGGCTAA
- a CDS encoding DUF4293 domain-containing protein has product MIQRIQTLYLFLAAVISAGLIFVFHLWTDNEGAKVYALDNYLYLGLFLGSALLSLISIFRFKDRKSQFVLGRLNIILNFILLGIFVYQSLNLSGEINVSEKGIGILLPIFSIVCLVLANKAIKKDEDLVKSVDRLR; this is encoded by the coding sequence ATGATTCAACGCATTCAAACCCTATATTTATTTCTAGCTGCTGTTATTTCTGCGGGCTTAATATTTGTGTTTCATTTGTGGACTGACAATGAAGGAGCAAAAGTATATGCACTAGATAATTATTTGTATTTAGGTTTATTTTTAGGCTCAGCTTTATTATCTTTGATTTCAATTTTTAGATTTAAAGACAGGAAATCCCAATTCGTTTTGGGACGACTTAATATAATATTAAACTTTATTTTACTAGGAATTTTTGTGTATCAATCTCTAAACTTATCTGGAGAAATTAACGTTTCTGAGAAAGGTATTGGGATTCTTCTTCCTATTTTTTCTATTGTGTGTTTGGTCTTGGCTAACAAGGCTATAAAAAAGGATGAAGATCTCGTAAAATCTGTAGATCGATTGCGATAA
- a CDS encoding ABC transporter ATP-binding protein, giving the protein MTEKEKKIFDVSLFTRLLQYIKPYRTVFVISLVCVIGLALFGALRPYVLKEAIDVKIANKEYNGFVMYMVIMLGLLILEVISQLLFIYYASWLGQSVVKDIRVKLFKHMLKFKMTYFDKSSVGVLITRAVTDMERIADIFGQGLFMIFSDVLKMLVVAGFMFYMNWKLSLIVIVTLPIILFATKVFQKYMKRAFEDVRTEVSNLNSFVQERVTGMKILQLFTREATEYKKFKAINERHKKGWLKTVWYNSIFFPIADFISSLTMGAVIWYGGINTVVGQTATLGDLIAFTMFIPMLFRPLNQIANKFNTLQMGMVAADRVFKVLDTTSNIDDSGTIEARHFNGNISFKDVRFSYVKDEEVLKGVSLQVEAGETVAIVGATGAGKSTIINLLNRFYEINSGIIKVDDTDIKEMTLSSLRNQIAVVLQDVFLFADTILNNITLNNDDITEDDVVSAAKAIGIHEFISSLPNGYHYNVKERGVMLSSGQRQLISFLRAYVTNPSILILDEATSSVDSYSEQLIQDATDKITEGRTSIVIAHRLATIQQADKIIVMDAGRIVEIGTHKSLLKQENGYYKNLYEVQFLKAEAV; this is encoded by the coding sequence ATGACAGAAAAAGAAAAGAAAATATTTGATGTTTCGTTGTTCACACGATTGTTGCAGTACATAAAACCGTATCGCACGGTATTTGTGATTTCGTTGGTTTGCGTTATTGGACTGGCATTATTCGGAGCCTTAAGACCTTACGTTTTGAAAGAAGCGATTGATGTCAAAATCGCCAATAAAGAATACAATGGCTTTGTGATGTATATGGTTATCATGCTTGGCTTGTTGATTCTTGAGGTAATTTCACAATTACTGTTCATATATTATGCCAGTTGGTTAGGACAATCCGTCGTCAAGGATATTCGCGTGAAATTATTTAAACACATGCTGAAATTCAAAATGACTTATTTCGATAAATCTTCGGTTGGTGTATTGATTACAAGAGCAGTCACAGATATGGAGCGTATTGCGGATATTTTCGGTCAAGGCCTATTTATGATATTTAGTGATGTGCTTAAAATGTTGGTAGTTGCTGGTTTTATGTTTTACATGAATTGGAAATTGAGTCTCATCGTTATTGTGACTTTACCCATTATTTTATTTGCAACAAAGGTTTTTCAAAAGTATATGAAACGTGCGTTTGAAGATGTAAGAACTGAGGTGTCTAACTTAAATTCCTTTGTGCAAGAGCGTGTGACAGGAATGAAAATTCTACAATTATTCACAAGGGAAGCTACTGAATACAAAAAGTTTAAAGCCATTAACGAGCGCCATAAAAAAGGTTGGCTTAAAACGGTTTGGTATAACTCTATTTTCTTTCCTATTGCCGATTTCATTTCGTCATTGACCATGGGAGCTGTGATCTGGTATGGTGGAATAAATACAGTTGTTGGTCAAACAGCAACCTTAGGAGATTTAATTGCGTTCACCATGTTTATTCCTATGTTGTTTAGACCACTTAATCAAATTGCCAATAAATTCAACACGCTGCAAATGGGAATGGTGGCCGCAGACCGTGTTTTTAAAGTTTTGGATACCACATCTAATATTGACGATTCTGGTACTATTGAAGCTCGACATTTTAATGGTAATATTTCTTTTAAAGATGTACGGTTCTCTTATGTTAAAGATGAAGAAGTCTTAAAAGGTGTTTCCTTACAGGTTGAAGCGGGCGAAACAGTTGCTATTGTTGGAGCGACAGGAGCAGGAAAATCGACCATCATTAATTTATTGAATCGTTTTTACGAAATCAATTCGGGAATTATAAAAGTTGATGATACAGACATTAAAGAAATGACATTGAGTTCACTAAGAAACCAGATTGCAGTTGTACTTCAAGATGTGTTTTTATTTGCAGATACCATTCTGAATAATATTACATTAAATAACGACGATATTACGGAAGATGATGTGGTAAGTGCAGCCAAAGCCATTGGCATACATGAGTTTATTTCAAGTCTTCCAAATGGTTATCATTATAATGTGAAAGAACGCGGTGTAATGTTGTCCTCTGGTCAACGCCAATTGATTTCCTTTTTAAGAGCTTATGTGACTAATCCAAGTATTTTAATTTTAGATGAAGCGACATCTTCAGTAGATTCGTATTCGGAACAATTAATACAAGATGCAACCGATAAAATAACGGAAGGACGAACTTCTATTGTAATAGCGCACAGATTGGCAACCATTCAACAAGCTGATAAAATTATTGTTATGGATGCTGGCAGAATAGTAGAAATTGGTACGCACAAATCATTACTCAAACAAGAAAACGGTTACTATAAAAACCTGTACGAAGTTCAGTTTTTGAAGGCTGAAGCGGTTTAG
- the cdaA gene encoding diadenylate cyclase CdaA yields the protein MENLQLWDFRFIDFVDVFLVAILLYYIYKLVKGTVAINIFIGILIIYFAWRLTDYLNMQMLYSIFDGFMKVGIIALIVVFQPEIRKFLLMVGSTNIGGKRNVFKNFKFLKNDDQTSTDVDAIINACNKMGSSNTGALIVIERNNNLDFLTSTGDEMNILVSQPIIESIFFKNSPLHDGAAIIDKNIVKATRVILPVNNEKNIPERFGLRHRAAIGITEKTDALALCVSEETGQISYIKNGEFEMFNDTDELIQKIKEDLG from the coding sequence TTGGAAAACTTACAACTTTGGGATTTTAGATTTATAGATTTTGTGGATGTCTTCCTTGTGGCTATTCTGCTCTATTATATCTACAAACTTGTAAAAGGAACGGTTGCTATCAATATTTTTATAGGTATTCTGATCATTTATTTTGCTTGGCGATTAACTGATTACCTGAACATGCAGATGCTTTATAGCATTTTTGATGGGTTTATGAAAGTCGGAATTATTGCTTTAATAGTCGTCTTTCAACCCGAAATCAGAAAGTTTCTTTTAATGGTAGGTTCAACCAATATTGGTGGCAAACGTAATGTTTTCAAAAACTTTAAATTCCTTAAAAACGACGACCAAACCTCAACGGATGTGGACGCCATTATTAATGCTTGTAATAAAATGGGATCATCAAACACAGGTGCTTTAATCGTTATTGAGCGTAACAACAACTTAGATTTTTTAACGAGCACAGGCGATGAAATGAATATTTTGGTTTCTCAACCTATTATAGAAAGTATCTTTTTTAAAAATAGTCCGTTGCATGATGGCGCCGCAATCATAGACAAGAATATTGTAAAAGCCACACGCGTTATTCTTCCTGTCAATAATGAAAAAAATATTCCAGAACGATTCGGTTTACGACACAGAGCTGCTATTGGAATTACAGAAAAAACGGATGCTTTAGCCCTTTGCGTAAGTGAGGAAACAGGTCAGATTTCTTATATAAAAAATGGCGAGTTCGAAATGTTCAATGACACCGATGAACTCATTCAAAAAATCAAGGAAGATTTAGGCTAG